A segment of the Camelus bactrianus isolate YW-2024 breed Bactrian camel chromosome 22, ASM4877302v1, whole genome shotgun sequence genome:
GGTTCTGCTCATTGGGGTCTTCACACATATACTCCCCTAACTCTGGGGAGCCACACATCCCAGGGGCCTGGGATAAACCTAGTTTACAATCATCCTCCTGGTGTAAACACATTAGCATCCCTTTTGCTTTCAGAATCCTTATGGTTGGCACTTTGGTGAACGGACTCATCCACTCAAACTGGAATCAGGCACAGTGTATGACTCAGCAATCCCTCTCGGAGGGACGTACCCAACACAAATGCTGTTGAGACACGTGCTAGAATGTTCCATAGCAGCATTAGTCATAAccgccccaaactggaaacaacccaaagacccaccagcaatgaaaaagataaataaattgcACCCTGGTCTCAAAAGAACAGAGCTGTGAGAATAGATAAAGCTCAGCCATCCGTAACCTGGACAAACCATATAAATGTTGAGTGCAAGAAGCCGTATTTAAAAGAAGCCATGCTGCGTGATTCAACTTGTAGGAAATTCAAAGATAGGGCCCCCTAAGATCTGTTGTTGAAAGACATGATGCTGGGTATCTTTGGGTGGTAGTGACTGGAAGAGGCACAAGGGGGATTTCTGGGGTTTCTGAGGGCTGGTCACTCGCTATCTTGAGTTTCACATTGCTTGTGAACACAGTCAGATTTTACACATTTAACTTATGCCCTTTCTGCATATTATTTAAACTTCAGTCACAACTTTGCAAATGTAAAtaccaaacatttttttaaaaaggaaaaaaaacaacaaaaaacaattttGAGATGTAAAGTTTTCCTATTTAGGTGATGAATTATGGGGACACACTTATCCTAGAGCAAGGGGCTCTTAAACTATGACCCACAGGCCATATCCCCCCCTACTGCCTGCGTTTGTATGCCCCAGGAGCTAAgaatttttttgctattttttaatgATTGGGGGTGGGGAATCAAAAGAAACATAATTCATGTCATGTGAAAATTGTGTGAAATTCACATTTTAGGGCCCGTAAGTAAAGTTTTAGTGGCACACAGCTATGCCCATTTGTGTATATGTCATCTGTGGCTGCTTATGTGCAGAGTTGAGTAGCTGGGAGCAAAACCATGCGGCCTGAAAAACCAAAATAGTTTTTACTTGGCCCTTTTTAGAAATAGCTTAGCTGACCTTTGTCTCAGAGTCATGCCCTGACCAGTCCATCTAAAGCAGCCCCCTCTGCTCTTTTTACAGAGTCATACTCTGTTTCTTCACTGTGCCTCCCACCTCAGGGtatttgctgttccctctccttGGAATGTCCTTTCCCACTTTGGCCCAGCGAGAGCTTTCCCATCTTTCAGGTAACAGTTGAGgagtcacctcctccaggcagccttccaggATTCCCCAGGCTGGATCATAGACTTCTCCGCCCTATCCTCTCCTTTGTtcattctctctctgcttcctggagcAATTCAAAAGTTTCAATTTGTGCATATGTTTGACTATTTCTTTCACCAGCAGGTcagctccccaagggcagggattattttttttcctaccacgGGCTCTCAGGAAAACATTTGTTAGACCGATGAGTGGCGAGTCTGAGGGATGTGAGGAATTCTAGGCAAAAAGgttgagccaggccacaaagctGATGGGTGTGTTTGCAGGCGGGGAAGGGCGGGGTGTGTGGAAAGTCCCTCAGCCTGGAGGTCCCAGGGGACAACTTACAAACAGTGAAATGCAAAACAGTTTGCCTAGGGCTCTAATCAAGTCCCTAAGGGCCTGCTGGGAGCCATCACTGAAGGCTGAATCCTGAACTGACGCTAACCTTCACTTGCCCTGTTGGAGTCTCAGTTTTAGCCTCTATAAACTGGATTGCCACAGCTAGACCCCTCTGAAGGTGCCAAGCAAACCTGTCTACACAGCTCAGTGATCTTAGGAACCAACCCTGGACTGCCCATTCTCACCACGCAGCCCCGCTAGACCTCCCTAAACCCAACTGTCCAACCATCCAGAGAAGGTAGTACATCCCTTCCTAAGGTCATACCAGAACATTCCATGCTACAGAACCTTCCTAGAGCATATGGTAGGACGACCCAACCCTGCTCGCACTCATCCTGGACCCTGAGGCAAAAGGAGAAATCTATAATACTCCttctatctttattttaaattttgatgcttTGTTCTTCATGGATTTTTCTggcatttatttgaattttaaaaagtgatgttaAAATATCATCATGACAGTTTTTGGAGCTCCCTAAATTTTGTGGTCGAGGAGAATGCCTCCCTCTCTGCACCAGAGCAGGAGTGCTAACAAATGTTCCTGGAAGGAATGGTTGCAATATACAAAATCTAGTGTTTCTATCTCACAGTGTTTTAGTTTGCTGGGGCAGCCACAACAAAACGCCACAGGATGGGTcacttaaacagcagaaatttattgtttCTCAGTTTTGGGAGCCAGAAGTCCagatcaaggtattggcagggttggtttctgccaatgcctctctccttggcttgcagacttGTAAATTTGCCTGCTTCTTCTGTCTTCACAGGGTCTCCCTCTGAGCCAGTCATCTCCTAATATGACTAGTGTCagtttagggcccaccctaaagacctcattttaacttaattgccTCTTTCtagccctatctccaaataatgtcacatcctgaggtactggggagttaagacttcagtatatgaatttgggagggggGTCAATTCAGCCCAATGTAGGAGTAGTCATCAATTGGGCttcctatatgccaggcactgtgttaggtgctttattttgctttgtttattttaacgTGTTTAAGACTCACAAAAGCCCCATAATAAAATGGTTTCTGTTATTAGTCAACATTTTACATGAAGaatctgaggttcagagaggttatgtaacttgcccaaggtcacacagtccaTGAGGGCAGAACCTAAACTCAGGATTTCTGGCTTCAGGTTAATCAATTCTGAAATACATCTAGGAAATAGTAGTGGGGCAGAGTTTGCTCCCtgattaaaaaatgctttttaaaattgtggtaaaatatgtatcacataaaatttaccattttaatcgtTTTTGTAATGTACTTAATGCACTAAACATGCCCAACAGCCATCTTCAGGActtttccatcttcccaaactgaaactctgccccCAACTAAACActggctccccctcccctcccccagcccccagcctccaccACTTTACTATCTGTCTCTTTGACTTCTCTAGCGACTTCATATAGatagaattatacagtatttgtccttttgtgtctggcttatttcactgagcatcatgttTATTCATGTGGCGGTAGCCTGTGTctgaatttcctccctttttaaggctaaatagtattccactcTATGGATGGATCACTAAGCCATGCCTTTTTGAGTCACTTGCTTCCGCCGTTATTAGCTATATGACCTGGGGAAAATCActaaacttctctgagcctgtttgctCCTGCATAAATAAGCCCACACAAAGCCCCCAGTGTGGAAAGAATTAAGTGAATTAACTGTTTCAGAGTGGTAATGGGCATCAAATAAGCCCTCAACAGCATGGAAACGGAGACGTAAGGGGCGTGCAGTGACGGCCTCTGGTCAGCAGGGGCCGCTGCCGCGGCCTCCTTGCCCTCCCCGCGCCGCAGCGGGCGCATGCGCAGCGGAGCCTCCCTGCAGAGGGTACTTTTTTTTCTCGCGGTTCTTCCCCGCCCTTTACCCCCGCATTTATTTGTTACTGCAGACTCTGAGCCTGGCTGTGGCTGTTTTTGCTCTCTGCTGAAGCTGTGCTCCTTCTCTAGGCTCCTAATAAACGTGGGTCTGGGGATGGTAGTGGGGAGAGGTCCCCTGCGAACCTGTACGTGCTGCTGTGGGGTTTTACATCTCTGCATGGAGGGTTACAGTGGGGAGGGAATGTCTTAAATCTCCTTATTCTCTTCAAATTCTCCCCGGCTTCTTTACCTTACACTAAGTTAAAATTTCTCAATAATCAGTCTATTCACTTGCGAGCAAATTCAACCCTGTTTATGAAAATCTTTGCTTTTCATCTCTGAAATGCTCCAATTTGCAAGGAAGTGCTGCGAAGTGCCTGATATCGAGCCCAGCACACAATGGGTGCTGAgtgcatttaaacatttttaaaaattaaaataaacatattaagAACGGGAAACTGGATACCCATCTGCTGAATACACGTCCCCGGAATAGCGCATGCGCTTGCCTTGTAAAATTAACAGGGTCACGAACACAGGTGCAGGTGTTTGAAGATCCCGGATTGAGCACGGGGAGTGACATCTGCTGCCTGACACTGCCGCTCTGAGCCTCgattattcaacagatatttactgagcagttCCTACCTGCCTTGGTTAAACGCAGTATGGTGTTAGCAATCTTCGATTACACGAAATCAGGGCCGTGACAGCACTTTACAAAGCAAAATGCGCAAAGcgttttccagaagaggaagagtgCACAGGCTTATTTTAGAGTTCAGACTTGAACTTGCGTGGCTTTTTACAGATGTACATCTCCCCTTCTCCTAGCGCAGGGAAAGCACTGCAGTCCACCTCCTTTTGACCGAGTGAGTTTAAGAGATTTACTGAAGGGGATTTATTTGCGCTAAAAAGAATACTATTCATTGATGCAAGAAATACTGAGTGCCTACAGTGAACCAGACATTAAGCTGGGCTCTTTATTAAGAATGAATATACTGAATTGAATGCCAATTCGTTCCCTGGAGCCAAAGATTTGGGAACTACAACCGTTTCTTAGGGTCATATTAGGACACAAACACAAAACAGTCTTCCTGCGCCTCCTCCTggagaagaaatgaaacagaaaatgagaTTGCGTATGTAAACAAGCTCTGAGCCCCCGTGCCTGCGACATGGCAAAACAGTCCCTGAAATGCTTTATTAATAGTCATGGTAGCTAATCTGTATATTCAGAACTGTGTCAGTCACAGCGCTAGTCCTTTTACATCTATTTAGTTAATTTTACTCTCCCCCAAACAGTGAGGTAGCACTGATTACCCTCattgtgcagatgaggaaactgaatagAAGAAAATCCAAGTATCTAGTGTAAGAACACTTACAGTGGCGGAGCTAGTAaggtgttttgttcactgttataCCCACAGTGCTATATCTATAGCAATGCCTGGTATAGTAGATGTTCAATCTGTCTTTGTGGAATAAACTAATGATTAATACctggtttttaaaaagctttatattttgaaatagacaggtagttgcaaaaatagtacagagaggtcCCCAGTACTCTTCCTTCAGCTTCCCCTAGTGCTGTCGTTTTACATAACAATATCAATCCCAGGAAATTGACCTTGGTACAATCTGCAGATCCTATTCGGATTGTAATATGCTTTAAATAGAAGTGCTTGGCATTTTGCAAACTGATACAGTTGCTGTGATACAACGTTCTCAGCTAAAACGGCGCTCTTCGCTTTTTGCATCTGAGTATTGCATCCTGGAAACTTGTACGCAGCTCTGAGCCAACCACGCCCCAGGGAAATCCAAGCGCGGAAGGCAGACCTTCCAACCTAGAGCGACCGCACGGACACCTAAGGGGTTGCGCCTAAGGGGTTACCCGAGGGAAGGGCGTCCATGCGCCTGCGCGCGGCGTCCCTTCGCCCCGCCCTCGAAGCGCGATCAGATGACCCACCCAACCGGCGTCGGCCTATAAAAGCTCAGGTGTTGACGTCAGTGTTCTCTTCCGCCGTCGTCGCCGCCATCCTCGGCGCGGCTTACCGCTGTTGGATCTGCTAGGGAGAATCCACCGCCATCCGCCACCATGGTGAGCAACGCTATCCAGCTGGCTGTCTGAAAGGGCGGCGGGGCCCCGGTAGGGTCGGCGCTGCCGGGCCTGGAGCGCTGTGGCATTCCTGACCGAGAGGAGACATGGCGGTGGCGGGGCCAGCGGGCCGGCTGGCTGGGAAAGCGGCTGCCGCCATGTCTACGCTCCTCACTGCTTGCCGAGCTCCGCTTCCGGGGGCGCCGCGGCCTCGCGGGGCCCCGGGCCCGGCTGAAGCTGGGTGGGCGGGCAGATACGATGATGTGGCAGACGCTGTAATGGCGGGCGTCGCGGGGAGAGGGGAGCCGCCTTATGTAACTCGCGGGCCGGGAGTTTGAGTTCGGTTTTCTGTCGGGAGCGGTATGCagcaaagaaatgggaaaaggagggggaagtAGGGGCTTTAGAAAGGCTCTCTTTGCGCTCTGTAATCTTGGGCCTGGTTCCCTTGTCCTTCCGTATCCTAGTTGTGAACACCTGACTCCGGAACCATGAAGTGGAGGGCTTGAGCCTGTTAGGGTTGCGCAAGCCTCCCTCCCGACCGGGGGTGGCACATTTAGTGCGGGGATGGTTCtgtctgcccccccccccccaagcgaGAGAGGTGACCTTGGGTTTTAAAGAAGCCCTTCGGTCGGAAACCTTGGGAATATACGATTGGTAATACGGAGCGGTTTTGGGAGCTTAGATCTATGACGACCCTCGTGACACCCCAGTATTTGTACTCAGCCTGAAGGAAATCTGTTGTCACCTTTTGAGACCTACTCCCCAGTTCTTCTGCTTTGTCTCTTTTGAGTGACAAGTAGGATCCTGCTTTTCAGGGACGGGATGAGTTGCATTTTTAAAGGGATGTCAAGAAACGGGACGGTGTGTttggggggtggtggggtggcCCCAGGACCAGACCCCACTCGCAGTGGCGTAGCAGTCTCTTGACCAAAGTCTCCCTGCCAGCCCCATTCCTGGAGTGCGCAGTCTGAGtgtccccttcccctgcccccaggtgAACTTCACAGTAGACCAGATCCGGGCCATCATGGACAAGAAGGCCAACATCCGGAACATGTCTGTCATCGCCCACGTGGACCATGGCAAGTCCACTCTGACAGACTCCCTGGTGTGCAAGGCGGGCATCATCGCCTCCGCCAGGGCTGGGGAGACCCGCTTCACTGACACCCGGAAGGATGAGCAGGAGCGTTGCATCACCATCAAGTCAACGTGAGCAAGCCCTGCTGCCCTCTGGCCggggaggggtcagggagggaAGGTGCTTGCCACGCACCAGAGCCTTCGATGGTGGGTAGGAAGGACAGACAGTAGATGCCATCACTTTCCTGAGAGACTTCTGGGCAGACGGAGCACTTCGGTTGAACTGAGAGGAACAGTGAGGCATCTAGCGAGATAGGATGTGTTGCTTCCAGCAGGAGAGCACAGCGATGGGCGGTGTTAAGGGGTTTTGGAGAGAAAGGGGGCCAAGGGGCTCTTGGCAGTGCCTGGAGAAGTCTAGGAGAGGGCCGCTGGCATCTGAGAATAATGCTTGCTAAGAATCCTGCTCTGCACTTGGCAGGTGTCTCTTAATTTTCTGGCCCCAGAGGTCAATAGGGTGAGAATCCGAGAAAAGTTGACTACCAAATGTCTCCCTTTGGCAATTTTTCCTTGGTTATTGCTCTGAAATATCACCTGGGCTTgcagggggagggaagggtgaAAGGTAGTCTTTGGGGTTTCTGGGTCTTGCCTGATGGTGTAGTTGCTCTTTAAATCAGGTGTGTTGAACCTGGGAGGACTTTGGTACCTTTACACCTGGTACCAGGGAGGTAGGTGTTCCTGGCTGAGGGAGCTGCAGGTGATGGTTCCTGCATGGGAATTCTGAAGTTCATCTCTGGGGATGAGTAATACTGGGGGAGGAGACAGGTTGTAGTGTCTCCCTGGCTTCTTACTAGATCACCACTTCACTTACAGATCAAGAGTTTTAGCCGTGGCTCTCAGTAGGAACCTGAGTGACCCCAGGAATTCTGGGAGCAAAGTTTAAGAGCCAGGTTGAGGTGTGGCTTCATCTACCTGACCTGTCCCAATCCCTTCAGGGCCATCTCCCTCTTCTATGAGCTCTCAGAGAACGACTTGAATTTTATCAAGCAGAGCAAGGATGGCTCTGGCTTCCTTATTAACCTCATTGACTCCCCGGGGCATGTGGACTTCTCCTCAGAGGTGACAGCTGCCCTCCGTGTCACTGATGGTGCCTTGGTGGTGGTGGACTGTGTGTCAGGTAACCTGTGGGTGGCCCTTACAGGTGGCCTGGGACCTGGGGCTGTTCTCTCTCTGGCCAGTGGCGACCTGTCCCCTGCCCGTCCACAGGTGTGTGCGTGCAGACAGAGACAGTGCTGCGCCAGGCCATTGCCGAGCGCATCAAACCTGTGCTAATGATGAACAAGATGGACCGGGCCCTGCTCGAGCTGCAGCTGGAGCCTGAGGAGCTCTACCAAACCTTCCAGCGCATCGTGGAGAACGTCAACGTCATCATTTCCACCTATGGGGAGGGCGAGAGTGGCCCCATGGGCAACATCATGGTAGGGGCGCTGCCTCCCCTGCTGCATTCCCAGTACCCCCTCCCACTTCTCCCCTGAGGAACCACTGTTGTGTGGCCTCCTGGGGTTTTTTCAGAGATCCGAAAGCAGGGTTGCCAGGAACTTTGGAGAGACAAGGGGGCTGGGTTTGGGAGGCTCTGGGCAGTGGGTCACCCTTGCTCAGAAGTGCATGGGGCAGTGcccttggggaggggggtggaggcagAGTTGGGCATCCTGTGTGTGATGACTaaaaatttcttcactttgacctGATGGCTAACTGAAGAAATCGAATGTCTGAGGCCCATGATGCCCAGGGACTCTGAAGCTATGGTTTTTCTGTCCAATTGTCCCTACTCAAAGCTTTCTTGTCTCTTAGATTGACCCTGTCCTTGGTACTGTTGGCTTCGGGTCTGGTCTCCACGGTTGGGCCTTCACCCTGAAGCAGTTTGCCGAGATGTATGTGGCCAAGTTTGCCGCCAAGGGTGAGGGCCAGCTGAGGCCTGCTGAGCGGGCCAAGAAGGTGGAGGACATGATGAAGAAGCTGTGGGGAGACCGGTGAGTGCTGGAGACACAGCTAAAGTGTCTGGGGTCTTCTGACCCGGGTCTCCCCAGATTCCCCTAACACAGGGATTCTCTGACAGGTACTTTGATCCATCCAATGGCAAATTCAGCAAGTCGGCCACTAGCCCTGATGGCAAGAAACTGCCAAGGACATTCTGCCAGCTCATCCTGGACCCCATCTTCAAGGTGAGCTGAGCTGGCTTGTGCTTGATGGATGTGTATCCCCTGTATTGTCTTTGGGCTTCCTGAGCATCCAGCCTGCTGCAGCAAGATGCCatggggctgggcagggccaggcctcaAGGCAGCTCCTGGGATGAGGGGGAAGGCAGCACTAGGGTCTGGAGGCCCTCGGGGTTCTCAGCCTTGATTTTATTAGTCTCCCAGGCCCCTGGGTGTAAGGTGGGATGAGGTAGGAAGGTCTGGGCTTTGCAAGCTGGGGAGTTTTAACTGATTGTAAGTTAAAGCGTGCTCGagttttgtgagtttttttttgttccttaggAGATTTTTCAATGACTTGTTTAAGTGGGTCAGGCCTTTGATGGTGAGGAGTTTTGCAGCCTTACCCTTACTCTGTCTGTGGCCTTAAGCTCCTTAGCAAGAAGCAGGCTTCCCGGTATGTTCCCAAACCCACTTTGCCACCTCTGGTTGTTAGGTGTTTGATGCGATCatgaattttaagaaagaagagaCGGCAAAACTGATTGAAAAACTAGACATCAAGTTGGACAGTGAGGATAAAGACAAAGAAGGCAAACCGCTTCTGAAGGTGAGTGGAGGGTCCATTTCAGGAGTCCCCACCAGAGCTCTGGGTGCTTGTGGGGGCTAGAGGGTGGCCCGCCAGCCCTTCTCCCTTGTGGGCTTGGGCCTTGGTTCTTAGAAAGTGTCACCAGCAGAAGCCCCATCACCAGCAGGGGTGGGCAGGAGCACTCAAGTGTTGGTACTGCTCTTTGAGAATCACCTTGGGGAGCACGTGGTTCTTCCTCCTGAGCCTCATGATGCCTCCTTTAGGCTGTGATGCGCCGCTGGCTGCCCGCTGGGGATGCCCTGCTGCAGATGATTACCATCCACCTGCCCTCCCCTGTGACGGCGCAGAAGTACCGTTGCGAGCTCCTGTATGAGGGGCCCCCGGATGATGAGGCAGCCATGGGTATGTGGGGTGTGCCTGCACCCAGGGGCAGAACACTGGGCAGAGCCTCGGGTCTCAGGATGCTGGAAAGCTGAGCTGCAGGGAATCACGATGTCCCCTTTGGGGGTCCCTTTCTTGCTCCTCAGGCATTAAAAGCTGTGACCCCAAAGGCCCTCTTATGATGTACATTTCCAAAATGGTGCCGACCTCCGACAAAGGCCGGTTCTACGCCTTCGGCCGGGTCTTTTCAGGGCTGGTGTCCACTGGCCTGAAGGTCAGGATCATGGGGCCCAACTACACGCCCGGGAAGAAGGAGGACCTGTACTTGAAGCCGATCCAGAGGTGAGAGCTCAGTGGGGTGAGGGTGCCTGGTAGCACCTGTGAGCTGAGactgcttcctctgcctcccccGCCTCAGCCAGCCTGCCTTCAGTTTAGCTCCTCAGGGCTCTGGCTGTATACTGGGTGCCACATGGTTTCCGTGTGGTGCTCACATCTGACCTAGGCCGGGGTGTGGAGTTCTGTACATGGCCCGGAGGAATGAGCTGTCTCACTCCCAGTTGCTGCAGCTCTGTGACCCCTGGGTAGTGAACGAGGCTCTGCTTTACACAGTCCGTGTCACCAGTGATTTCCTCTAGACAGTCAATATTCActgcttgggggtggggtggcactGCTCCAGACGAGTGACAACCGCAGACGAAGGAAGCTTTGGTCATTTGGGGATCTGGCGCCTGGTGCTGCTGGGTTGACACCTTATGTCTCCCCTAGGACGATCCTGATGATGGGCCGCTACGTGGAGCCCATCGAGGATGTGCCATGCGGGAACATCGTGGGGCTGGTGGGTGTGGACCAGTTCCTGGTGAAGACAGGCACCATCACCACTTTCGAGCATGCCCACAACATGCGGGTGATGAAGTTCAGCGTGAGCCCTGTCGTGAGGGTTGCCGTAGAGGCCAAGAACCCAGCCGACCTGCCCAAGCTGGTGGAGGGCCTGAAGCGACTAGCTAAGTCAGACCCCATGGTGCAGGTGGGTGGCCCCTGACCAGAGGCAGTCCATGCAGGGGGTGACTGGTTGGCTATGTGGTATGGCTGAGCAGGAAAGATCCTAGTGGCTGCTCATGAAAGTAGAGATTTCCAACTGTTTGGAAAATCACCTGTGCTGGGCACACCAACCCTGGCAGAGCTGCTGCCTGGTTATGTAGATGGTGGTTTCCTACCCAGGATCCCAGCTCTCTCTCATAGGCTGCTTAAGGTGTCTAGAGTGGTCGAGCACTAGAAGGCCAAAGCTGAAAACCACCTGAAGGGCCCTGGCACCTTccccaaaaaaacccactttGGGAGTCTCCAGCTGGGTGGAAGCTTGGATCCGGCTTTCCACCTGTTCCCTAGAATCCCTTGGGTTCCCCGAATCTGTCCTGGGGTTTGTGCACAGGGGGTGACTTCTTGGGGCCTTTTCAGTGCATCATTGAGGAGTCTGGAGAGCACATCATCGCGGGGGCTGGCGAGCTGCACCTGGAGATCTGCCTGAAGGACCTGGAGGAGGACCACGCCTGCATTCCCATTAAGGTGAAGCCTGGTGGGGTCGGATGGCTGGAGGCCCAAGGTTCCCAGGAGGAAGAGGGTAGAGAGCACAGACCAGGATCCCGGCTGATTGGGgcactccctccttcctctgtgctCATTCCTGCCAGTAATATGTACTGTTGTGACAGCAGTGGCTTAGATTTCTCTCcaaggctggggtgggaggggtctGCTTCTTAGAGACAAATTctagaagtttctgaagggtgCAGACACTGAGGTTCTAGCCCCAGCCCCGCACCTGACTGGTGTGCTCTGATTTgtgttctctgctttttcaggGAACTGAGCTGTCCGTTTTTGTGTTTAACCAGTGGGCATCCTCTGTGTGAAGCAAATAGCTGCACACCTCATGCTTAGACTGGAGTGAGACGTGCATGGCTCTGCCATCAAATCAGATGTGTTCTGGTTCCTGGGCGCTCGTTAGGAAGGTCTTCTGTTCAGATGACTCCTGGGTGCCTCTGCTGCCTATGGGCAGGCCTGAC
Coding sequences within it:
- the EEF2 gene encoding elongation factor 2; amino-acid sequence: MVNFTVDQIRAIMDKKANIRNMSVIAHVDHGKSTLTDSLVCKAGIIASARAGETRFTDTRKDEQERCITIKSTAISLFYELSENDLNFIKQSKDGSGFLINLIDSPGHVDFSSEVTAALRVTDGALVVVDCVSGVCVQTETVLRQAIAERIKPVLMMNKMDRALLELQLEPEELYQTFQRIVENVNVIISTYGEGESGPMGNIMIDPVLGTVGFGSGLHGWAFTLKQFAEMYVAKFAAKGEGQLRPAERAKKVEDMMKKLWGDRYFDPSNGKFSKSATSPDGKKLPRTFCQLILDPIFKVFDAIMNFKKEETAKLIEKLDIKLDSEDKDKEGKPLLKAVMRRWLPAGDALLQMITIHLPSPVTAQKYRCELLYEGPPDDEAAMGIKSCDPKGPLMMYISKMVPTSDKGRFYAFGRVFSGLVSTGLKVRIMGPNYTPGKKEDLYLKPIQRTILMMGRYVEPIEDVPCGNIVGLVGVDQFLVKTGTITTFEHAHNMRVMKFSVSPVVRVAVEAKNPADLPKLVEGLKRLAKSDPMVQCIIEESGEHIIAGAGELHLEICLKDLEEDHACIPIKKSDPVVSYRETVSEESNVLCLSKSPNKHNRLYMKARPFPDGLAEDIDKGEVSARQELKQRARYLAEKYEWDVAEARKIWCFGPDGTGPNILTDITKGVQYLNEIKDSVVAGFQWATKEGALCEENMRGVRFDVHDVTLHADAIHRGGGQIIPTARRCLYASVLTAQPRLMEPIYLVEIQCPEQVVGGIYGVLNRKRGHVFEESQVAGTPMFVVKAYLPVNESFGFTADLRSNTGGQAFPQCVFDHWQILPGDPFDNTSRPSQVVAETRKRKGLKEGIPALDNFLDKL